Genomic DNA from Alkalihalobacterium alkalinitrilicum:
AGAAATGGACATTGAGAAGGAAACGAAAGTAGCAAAAATCACTTTTTATGCTGGAACGATGGAAAATCACCAAATCGTTTTGTGTAAATCAGGAGTTGGAAAAGTAAATGCTGCTTTAACAACACAAATTTTAATTGATCATTTTCAAGTGGAAAAGATCATCTTTACTGGAGTGGCTGGAGCACTAAATCCACGTCTAGACATTGGCGACATCGTTATATCGACGAGTGCGCTGCAACATGATATTGATGCGAGTCCTTTAGGATTTAAGCGCGGTGAGATACCAATGTTTGAACATACATCTGATTTCCCAGCTAATACAGCACTGATTGAGTTGGCAACAAAAGCGTCTGAGCAATTAAATATTCAAGTTATTAAAGGAAAAGTTTTAAGCGGAGATCAGTTTATTGCAAGTCAAGAACTTGTCCATGAACTTTATGAAACGTTCTCGGGAGCTTGTGTGGAAATGGAAGGATCAGCGGTTGCACAAGCGGCGATGTTAAATGATATACCGTATGTTATCATTCGTTCGATTTCAGATAAGGCTAATGGTGAAGCTAAAATGAGTTTTAACGAATTTGTTCATGTGGCAGCAAAGCAGTCGAATTTTATTGTAAAAGCGATGCTAGAGCATATGGAGTAAAGGAAATAAGAGGTCAGCGGCATCTAACTATCAGTCGAGAGGGTAAAGAGAAGACGGAAACCTAAGTGCTTTCCGTCTCTAAATGGTATGTTTTTAGTATTATGATTGCGTTTTCATTTCTCTGCGAATGTGGTAGAGTGCTTTTTCAACTGTTTTCAGGTTTTTTTCGACGATTTCAGGCTTCCTAGGAATTGCTGGATAAAGGTCACTCGGATCTTCCCACGTTGGAATTAATGAAACGGGAGCCTTAGCTTGCCATTCATCTAACCACGCTTGAGGTAAGGGGCCTTTCGCTAAGTGAAGTTGGTTCGTCATTTCCAACCAAATCATCGACCATGCTCTTGGAACAACTCTCCAAATATCATAGCCACCGCCTCCTACAGCAATCCAACGTCCGTTACAATATTCATGTGCTAAGTCGTGAGCAAGCTTTGGAATAAAGCGATACGTTTCTATCGTCGAACATAAATGAGTAAGGGGATCAAAATAGTGCGAATCGGCCCCATTTTGTGTAAGGATAACGTCTGGTTTAAAAAACTCTATGATTTCACGAAAGGCAGTTTCATAGGCTGAAATGAATGATTCGTCTTCTGTAAAAGCATCGAGTGGGATATTAATAGAATATCCATAACCTTCTCCTTGTCCTTTTTCATTAACATGTCCAGTCCCTGGGAATAAGTAACGACCCGTTTCGTGAATAGAGAAAGTACAAACATCATGGTCATCATAAAATGCCCATTGAACTCCATCGCCATGATGAGCGTCAGTGTCAATGTATAATACTCTTGCTCCATACTTTTTTTTCATATATTCAATAGCTATCGAGCTGTCATTGTAAATACAAAAGCCTGAGGCTTTACCACGAAAGCCGTGATGAAGGCCTCCACCAAGGTTGACTGCATGCTCAACTTTATTTTCCATCACCAGATCAACTGCAGTTAATGTTCCTCCAACAAGAAGAGCGGCTGCTTCGTGCATGTTTTCAAACATTGGCGTATCTTCTGTTCCTAGACCGTAGTTATTCGCAATACCGATGCTTAATTCACCTTTACCAGCAGCTTTTACTGCATCGATAAAAGATTTGTCATGAATTAAAGCAATCTCTTCATCGGTTGCCATTCTTGGCTTTACAATTTGATCGTCACTTATTGCATTTAATTTTTTTAGTAAATCGTGTACAAGGTTTAATCTTAAGTGATTGAAGGGATGATCTTTACTAAATTTATAGGAGAGTTGGTCTTCAGAATAAATAAAGGCTACATCTTTACTCATAGATCAATACCTGGCAAGTTCGGCCACAATACTTTATAGCCTTCTTTTTCGATTGCTTCAATAATCCCCCTCGGATCCATCGTTTGTACACGAAACGTTAATATTTTGAAATTCGAATTTTCTTTACTAGGATGAACGAGTACACTTGTAATGTTTACTTTGCGATTTTTGAATATAGCTGCGATATCCGCTAATTTACCCGTAATATTTTCCACTTGTACATCAATTTGTGAACTAGGTTGATGAGCACCCATTAATTCTACTAACGTATGAAGAATATCGGTTTCTGTTATCATACCAATCAGCTTTTCATCTTCAGTAATTGGCAAACATCCGATATTATACTCATAAAAAATGGAAGAAACTTCAGCAACAAAATCAAGTCGATGAGCAGTGATGACATCTACTTTCATTATTTCTGTTACAGGCTTTAAAAAATCCTCTTTATGTTCATCCGAATGAAAAATCGAAGGACTAGCATCTCGAATATCGCGATCCGTAACAATACCTAAAATGTGCATGTCATCATCGACAACTGGAATATGACGGATACGATTTTTGCTCATGACTTCAATTGCTTCTTGGATGGTTTGTGTTACTTTTAAAGTTGTAATGTTTGTACTCATAATTTCTTCAACAATCATTTATTTAGCACCCTTTCCATACTTTGGTGACCTTTGCAGAATAAATTTTTACATTGAATTAAGATTAATACATAAAACGGTTTTTAAAGCGTAAGTGATCGAATTTCTCAATAGAGTCGGTACTTACCCGACTGCCGATACGAACCATGAGGCAGTTAGCAGGATGTGAGCTAATTTCGGGGTCATCCGTGGCGTACCATACGAGTCCGCCAGCATTCATCATTTTTTCCATCATTTTACGGTAGTCCCAAACCGATAATCCACTGCCTTTTAAGTCCCAATGCCAGTAATATTCTGTCGTAATGATAATATAGTCTTCCATGGCATCATCCATTACCGATAGTCGAAGCAGATTTTTCCCTATTTGAATGCCACGGTATTCAGAAGCGACTTCAATTGCACCTAACTCAATTAAATCTTCCATGTTTCCTTCAGACCAACGCTCTAAAGGATCTGGATAAACAAAAGTTACATAGCCAATAATTTGATTTCCATCACGGGCAATATTAATTCTTCCTTCAGGTAACTCAGCAATTCCTATCAGTGCTTTCTTTTGTTGTTCAGGAGGCCTGAATGCTGTTAATCCAGGATGATAATCTAATTTCTCCAGTTCAGATCCTGTGATAGGACCTTCAATAATAATAGTCCGATCTTCATATGGCAATTCATTTCGATAATACGTTTTTATATGGTTCAATGTGGTAACCACCTTTTAAAAAACTTAGAAATAAATATTTCGGTTTACTTCATCACTATTATACATGAATCATTTTGCAAAGTCGTGAGACGTTTTAATTGACACAAAATGTTTACACTATTAACTCTAGTAAGGGAACTATTAAAATTCCAAAAAATCCAATTATTAATTGAAGAAAAATTCGAACTATAATATAATTATGATAGTAAGTAGGGAAATACATATAGAGAGGAAGATGTAAATGAACGTGCAAGCGCTTCCAGCAACAAAAGGGAACCACAACCTAAAAAATTATAATGAAACTGCTACTAATTTTGATTGGAATACAGTTGAAAAGGAGTTTTCATGGAGTAATACAGGTAAAGTAAATATGGCTTATGAAGCTATCGATCGGCACGCTTTATCAGATAAAAAGGACAAAGTAGCGCTTTATTACAGTGATGCAAAGCGAGATGAAAAATATACATTTGAACAGATGATGCAAATGTCTAATCGCGCTGGTAATGTATTAAAAAGTGTTGGTGTTAATAAAGGCGACCGAGTATTTATCTTTATGCCGCGTTCTCCAGAACTTTATTTTTCGGTACTAGGTGCGATTAAGCGAGGTGCGATCGTTGGCCCATTGTTTGAAGCATTTATGGAGGGTGCAGTACGTGATCGTTTAGAAGATAGTGCAGCAAAAGTTTTAATTACTACACCAGATCTTCTTGAACGTGTTCCTGTTGGAGATCTTCCTAACTTAGAAACCGTATTAATTATTGGTGAAAATGTAAATGAAGAAGGTCCGATAAAGGACTTTAATAAATTAATGCAAGAAGCAAGTACTGATTTAGAGGTTACATGGGTAGATCGAGAAGATGGACTCATTCTTCACTATACATCTGGTTCAACTGGGAAACCAAAAGGGGTACTACACGTCCATAACGCAATGGTCCAACATTATCAAACGGCAAGATGGGTACTTGATTTAAAAGATGATGATGTTTATTGGTGTACGGCTGATCCTGGATGGGTAACAGGAACATCTTACGGAATTTTCGGTCCTTGGCTTTGTGGGGTAACGAATGTGGTTCGTGGTGGCCGTTTTAGCCCGCAAGATTGGTACGAAACATTGCAGCGTTATCAAGTAACGGTTTGGTACAGTGCACCAACAGCATTCCGAATGCTAATGAGTGCTGGGGACGAACTTGTAAAACAATATGATTTATCTAAGATCCGTCATATTTTATCGGTAGGAGAACCGTTAAATCCTGAGGTTGTTCGATGGGGTGCAAAAGTATTTGACCTACGGATTCATGACACATGGTGGATGACTGAAACGGGCGCTCAGCTTATTTGTAACTATCCATGTATGGATATTAAGCCAGGCTCCATGGGAAAACCAATTCCAGGTGTTAAAGCAGCTATTATTGATGACCAAGGTAATGAATTACCTCCAAATCGAATGGGGAATTTAGCAATTGCTAAAGGCTGGCCATCAATGATGAGAACGATTTGGAATAATGAAGAAAAGTATAATAGCTACTTTGAAATTGATGGCTGGTATATATCAGGAGATTCGGCATATATGGATGAAGAAGGGTACTTCTGGTTCCAAGGACGAATCGATGATGTTATTATGACAGCTGGTGAGCGTGTTGGACCGTTTGAAGTAGAAAGTAAATTAATTGAACATCCAGCAGTTGCTGAGGCTGGTGTTATCGGTAAACCAGATCCTGTTCGTGGTGAGATTATTAAAGCCTTTATCGCTTTGCGAGAAGGAAACGAACCTTCAGATGAATTAATCGAAGAAATTCGTAATTTTGTTAAAAAAGGTCTTGCAGCACATGCTGCACCTCGCGAAATCGAGTTTCGTGAAAAACTTCCAAAGACGCGCAGTGGTAAAATTATGCGCCGTGTTCTAAAAGCGTGGGAGTTAGACTTACCTACAGGTGACTTATCAACAATGGAAGACTAATAGCAAAGAAGAGGCCAACTATGATTGGCCTCTTCTTTTTGACTAAAATAAACGGAAAAGAAAGAGGCTACAGTAAAGTAGCCCCTTGTCATAGTATTATTCATCGTTCTCGTTTGAGTTGGAGGGTTGTTCTGGTGTCGAAGGTTTTCTTTCGTCACCATTTTCTGATGGTTTTGGTTTTTTCTCCTCATCTTTTTTCTTGTCATTTTCTTCTTTTGGTTCTTTTTCATTAGGTGGTTCTGGACTCCAATTATTTCCCTTGACTATTTTAGATACAGGAGATTCTTGACCAGAAACATCAACGGCTGTCACATAATAACCGTAAGAACCAGATTTTACATTATGAGAAGTTGTAGCACTACCTGTTACGCTTGCAACGAGTTCAAATTGATCACTTCCATTTGGTGCACGGTAGATTCGATAGCCGACAATATCATTTTCTTTATGTTTTGCCCAGCTTAATGTAGAGCCACTTAGATTAGTATTGTTTACAGGATCTGGTTGTTTTCCGTTTTCCTGAGCTTTTCGTTCAGGAACAACATTATTCCAAGATGACGGCAATGAGTCACCTAGAGTACCTAAAAACTCTTCTTTCACCATAACCCCAGTTTTCGTAAATTCTTTAGGGGTATTTTCTAACGCAAGAAATGGCTTATCATCGATAAGTACATATCTTACTGATTGTAGACTATCATCTACTTTTGAAGGTACAAACTTAGCATTAAAAAGGTCGGTTTTCACTAACCCAGCTTCTTTACATAAATCGGATGGGAGTAACCCAGAAATACCACAAACTGCTCTTGATACGATACCATCAGGCACTTGGAAATTATGACCTGGCGACATCACTTCAGGAGCTACACCATAGGCAGCGTTCGCAATGTTTGCCCATATTTGTTGGGTACGTTGGCTGTAACTTAAGCCGCCAGCTGATTTAATAGATTCTGGCTGATCATAACCAATCCAAACGCTCATCGTTACATTTGGATTCGTTGCTACAAACCAAGCATCACGAAATTCTTGCGTTGTACCTGTTTTACCTGCCCAATCAGCTCTGAACTTTAATCGTCCAGGTAAGGAACTAGCCGTTCCGCCACGAAGAACATCACGCATCATGTCGACCATTAAATAAGCTGTTTGCGGTGAGTATATTTCTACTTCTTCAAATTCATGCTCAAAAATTAGTTCACCATCTTTAGTTTCAATCCTATCAATCATATAAGATTGAATATAATTACCACCATTTGCAAAAGTTGCATAAGCATTTGTATTCTGTTCAACAGTAATATCAACGGCCCCGAGTGCAGCTGATTCGTATGGTTCTCCATCATTTAAACCGATGCCCATTTTTAAGAGCGTATCACGACTCATTTCATGTGGTGCCATCCAAAAACTTCGAACCGCAGTAGTATTTTGCGATGTTTTAAGTGCTTCCCTGACAGTAATTAAACCGCGATGGCGATGATTAAAGTTTCTTACTTCTTGGGTAGGATTGCTTTTATAATGTGTTGTAACATCAGGAATAATCTGTCCAGGTTGTATCGCTCCAATTTCCATTGCAGGTCCATAAGCAAGAAGTGGTTTCATTGTAGAACCATTAGGGCGATAGGCTTGAGTTGCATGGTTCGTTTGTTCGCGTTCAAAGTCTCGGCCACCGACAAAACCAAGGATTGCACCAGTTCGGTTCTCGATTAACATCGAACCGACTTCTTCTGGTTCCCCTTTTGAGCTAAGAGGTCCAAAATAACGCTCATCTTTGATCGCCTCATTCATCGCATCATAAATCTCTTTATGAACCGTTGTATGAATACGATATCCATTTTGTCGTAAATCGTGTCGCGCCTGCGCAAGATGAGAATTATACACTTGAAGTCGTTCATCACGTTCTAGTTCTTCAAGGTTTATGTCTTTTTCAGCTATATATTGTCTTGCTAAAATATCACTTGCCCTGTTCTCGACTTCACTTGCAAGGTAAGGATATTTTTCTCGCATCGTTTCAACAGGATCTGTTAAATTCGCACGAATATCAAAGTCAAGGGCTTCCATATATTCTTCCTCACTAATATAGCCACCCTCATACATTCGTCTAAGAACGGTTTTCATACGGTTAATTCCAGGATCTAAATTTTCTTTTACATGAACTTTCCCTTCACTCCGATAAAAAGGCGTATATCCAAATGGACTTTGTGGTAAACCAGCTATGAATGCAGATTGAGGGATGCTTAAATCTTTTGCATCAACACCGAATATCCCTTGTGCAGCTGCTTGAACACCTGCGATATTTCGTCCGTTTGCATTTCTGCCAAAAGGAACAATATTTAAATATGCTTCAAGTATTTCATCTTTTTCAAAGAAGTGTTCTAATCTCATAGCGAGTACAATTTCACGTGCTTTACGATCAAAAGAAACTTCACTCGTCAATATTTGGTTTTTCACTAACTGTTGAGTTAAAGTACTTCCACCCGTTTGAACGGATGAGTTCGTAAATTCTTGAAACGTCGCACGCATGATGGCTTTTGGAACGATACCTTCATGTTCATAAAAATATTCATCTTCTGTTGCGATAATTGCATGAACTAGATAAGGAGATATTTCTTCTAAAGAAACTTCCCTTCTTTCTAGCTCAGTAGGTAGTTCACCCAACATTACATCA
This window encodes:
- a CDS encoding 5'-methylthioadenosine/adenosylhomocysteine nucleosidase, which translates into the protein MVIGIIGAMKEEIELMKEEMDIEKETKVAKITFYAGTMENHQIVLCKSGVGKVNAALTTQILIDHFQVEKIIFTGVAGALNPRLDIGDIVISTSALQHDIDASPLGFKRGEIPMFEHTSDFPANTALIELATKASEQLNIQVIKGKVLSGDQFIASQELVHELYETFSGACVEMEGSAVAQAAMLNDIPYVIIRSISDKANGEAKMSFNEFVHVAAKQSNFIVKAMLEHME
- a CDS encoding acetoin utilization protein AcuC, producing MSKDVAFIYSEDQLSYKFSKDHPFNHLRLNLVHDLLKKLNAISDDQIVKPRMATDEEIALIHDKSFIDAVKAAGKGELSIGIANNYGLGTEDTPMFENMHEAAALLVGGTLTAVDLVMENKVEHAVNLGGGLHHGFRGKASGFCIYNDSSIAIEYMKKKYGARVLYIDTDAHHGDGVQWAFYDDHDVCTFSIHETGRYLFPGTGHVNEKGQGEGYGYSINIPLDAFTEDESFISAYETAFREIIEFFKPDVILTQNGADSHYFDPLTHLCSTIETYRFIPKLAHDLAHEYCNGRWIAVGGGGYDIWRVVPRAWSMIWLEMTNQLHLAKGPLPQAWLDEWQAKAPVSLIPTWEDPSDLYPAIPRKPEIVEKNLKTVEKALYHIRREMKTQS
- a CDS encoding acetoin utilization AcuB family protein → MIVEEIMSTNITTLKVTQTIQEAIEVMSKNRIRHIPVVDDDMHILGIVTDRDIRDASPSIFHSDEHKEDFLKPVTEIMKVDVITAHRLDFVAEVSSIFYEYNIGCLPITEDEKLIGMITETDILHTLVELMGAHQPSSQIDVQVENITGKLADIAAIFKNRKVNITSVLVHPSKENSNFKILTFRVQTMDPRGIIEAIEKEGYKVLWPNLPGIDL
- a CDS encoding GNAT family N-acetyltransferase, whose product is MNHIKTYYRNELPYEDRTIIIEGPITGSELEKLDYHPGLTAFRPPEQQKKALIGIAELPEGRINIARDGNQIIGYVTFVYPDPLERWSEGNMEDLIELGAIEVASEYRGIQIGKNLLRLSVMDDAMEDYIIITTEYYWHWDLKGSGLSVWDYRKMMEKMMNAGGLVWYATDDPEISSHPANCLMVRIGSRVSTDSIEKFDHLRFKNRFMY
- the acsA gene encoding acetate--CoA ligase translates to MNVQALPATKGNHNLKNYNETATNFDWNTVEKEFSWSNTGKVNMAYEAIDRHALSDKKDKVALYYSDAKRDEKYTFEQMMQMSNRAGNVLKSVGVNKGDRVFIFMPRSPELYFSVLGAIKRGAIVGPLFEAFMEGAVRDRLEDSAAKVLITTPDLLERVPVGDLPNLETVLIIGENVNEEGPIKDFNKLMQEASTDLEVTWVDREDGLILHYTSGSTGKPKGVLHVHNAMVQHYQTARWVLDLKDDDVYWCTADPGWVTGTSYGIFGPWLCGVTNVVRGGRFSPQDWYETLQRYQVTVWYSAPTAFRMLMSAGDELVKQYDLSKIRHILSVGEPLNPEVVRWGAKVFDLRIHDTWWMTETGAQLICNYPCMDIKPGSMGKPIPGVKAAIIDDQGNELPPNRMGNLAIAKGWPSMMRTIWNNEEKYNSYFEIDGWYISGDSAYMDEEGYFWFQGRIDDVIMTAGERVGPFEVESKLIEHPAVAEAGVIGKPDPVRGEIIKAFIALREGNEPSDELIEEIRNFVKKGLAAHAAPREIEFREKLPKTRSGKIMRRVLKAWELDLPTGDLSTMED
- a CDS encoding transglycosylase domain-containing protein: MRNLLNTLSTKCEHFVHFLRRRKILSKVDITYQVVWNLFLVFIVFGVISLFFVGGAGAGFFASLVKDEQLRSYEDMKKDIYNYEEVSEIFFANDVMLGELPTELERREVSLEEISPYLVHAIIATEDEYFYEHEGIVPKAIMRATFQEFTNSSVQTGGSTLTQQLVKNQILTSEVSFDRKAREIVLAMRLEHFFEKDEILEAYLNIVPFGRNANGRNIAGVQAAAQGIFGVDAKDLSIPQSAFIAGLPQSPFGYTPFYRSEGKVHVKENLDPGINRMKTVLRRMYEGGYISEEEYMEALDFDIRANLTDPVETMREKYPYLASEVENRASDILARQYIAEKDINLEELERDERLQVYNSHLAQARHDLRQNGYRIHTTVHKEIYDAMNEAIKDERYFGPLSSKGEPEEVGSMLIENRTGAILGFVGGRDFEREQTNHATQAYRPNGSTMKPLLAYGPAMEIGAIQPGQIIPDVTTHYKSNPTQEVRNFNHRHRGLITVREALKTSQNTTAVRSFWMAPHEMSRDTLLKMGIGLNDGEPYESAALGAVDITVEQNTNAYATFANGGNYIQSYMIDRIETKDGELIFEHEFEEVEIYSPQTAYLMVDMMRDVLRGGTASSLPGRLKFRADWAGKTGTTQEFRDAWFVATNPNVTMSVWIGYDQPESIKSAGGLSYSQRTQQIWANIANAAYGVAPEVMSPGHNFQVPDGIVSRAVCGISGLLPSDLCKEAGLVKTDLFNAKFVPSKVDDSLQSVRYVLIDDKPFLALENTPKEFTKTGVMVKEEFLGTLGDSLPSSWNNVVPERKAQENGKQPDPVNNTNLSGSTLSWAKHKENDIVGYRIYRAPNGSDQFELVASVTGSATTSHNVKSGSYGYYVTAVDVSGQESPVSKIVKGNNWSPEPPNEKEPKEENDKKKDEEKKPKPSENGDERKPSTPEQPSNSNENDE